The Mycolicibacterium mucogenicum DSM 44124 genomic sequence GATGACCAGACCGATCTCCACTTCATAGTCCAGGAACCGCACGTGGCTGGGTTTGACGATCGCGTCCGATGGGCCGGTGATCGACGCCGACGATTTACGGAAGAAGGTCAACGGGATCGAGGCCGGCTCCATCCCCGCGTCTTTGACATGCGAGGCGAAGTTCGTCATCTGGGCGACCACCCGGCAGGGTGCGGTCACGGGTGACACGAGTTCGAGGCTGTCGACCGGCACCGTGGCGGTGTCGGCGGCAGCGGCTTCGATGGCGGCGCGGTCGCCGAGCAGGGCGCCCGTGGTGGTCGCGTCGGTGGCGATCTTGGCCGCTCCGGTGGCGGTGTACACCCACCAAGCGTCGGCGGTGCGCAGAACGGAGATGGTCATGATTTGGCTGCTTTCAGTAGGCCGATGAGGCGGTTGACGTCGAATTCGTTGTGGCTGCGCAGTGCGGTGAGCAGTTCTCGCACCTCGCCGCGCGCGTGCCGGGGACTGGTGCCCAGGAAGTCTGAGGTGGCCGGCGGTCCCCATTGCGCGAGGCCGGAGGCGGTGAACTCCGCCCATCCGGGTTCGAGTGTGTTGTCGAACATGTCGCCGTCGGTGAAATGCTCGACCATGAATCCGTCGGGGTCGCGCCAGTAGTCGAAGATCTGGCTGCCCTGGATGTGCCGACCGATACCCCAGGAACGTTGGTAGCCATGGTCTTTGAGGTATTCGCCGCCGGCGGCGAGAGCGTCGAGGTCACTGACTTGATAGGCCGAGTGGACGTAGCGGTTCGCCGGTCCCAGCGCCAGCGCCAGCGTGTGATGGTCGGTTGGGATCGAGCCGCGGTCGCATCGGATGAAGCTCATCGTCGGGCCGCGTTGGCGTTGCCCCGGGAAATACAGGAAGTCGCTGACGATCAAGCCGAGCGTATCGAGGTACCAGTCCAGTGCCGCATGGTATTTGGTGGACTGGACGACGACGTGGCCGAGGCGTTGCACCGTCGTCGGCACCCGGGGCGGCCGCTGGGTCGCGTTGATCCGTTCGACGTCGTGGCCGACGTTGAAGGTGTGCGGGGCCTGGGCCGGCAGCGGGGTCAGCGGATGGGTGCCGGACACCACACGTACCGGGATGCCGCTGGGGTCGGTCAATTGCACACCCGAGCCGCCGATCGATTCGGGTAGCGCAGCGACCGGCGCGCCGGTCTTG encodes the following:
- a CDS encoding VOC family protein — protein: MNDLVGAHNDLHSEQGALEGEHCGRSRNPLIKVTDVAWLEFDKPDLARAEAFAHAFGFGTALRTDTELHLRGSDPDAPCVLIRRGPQTRFRGMAFAAGDDADLVRLADKTGAPVAALPESIGGSGVQLTDPSGIPVRVVSGTHPLTPLPAQAPHTFNVGHDVERINATQRPPRVPTTVQRLGHVVVQSTKYHAALDWYLDTLGLIVSDFLYFPGQRQRGPTMSFIRCDRGSIPTDHHTLALALGPANRYVHSAYQVSDLDALAAGGEYLKDHGYQRSWGIGRHIQGSQIFDYWRDPDGFMVEHFTDGDMFDNTLEPGWAEFTASGLAQWGPPATSDFLGTSPRHARGEVRELLTALRSHNEFDVNRLIGLLKAAKS